Proteins co-encoded in one Megalops cyprinoides isolate fMegCyp1 chromosome 1, fMegCyp1.pri, whole genome shotgun sequence genomic window:
- the r3hcc1l gene encoding coiled-coil domain-containing protein R3HCC1L yields the protein MEQEGDRTPARGSKKPDMALYVPKGRQGGGGPRKEGQANPKDPSQKPRTRPRYSDKNRRSNAKNKKEKGGGAKGPAGDDGGAAESLSNGDSGPGKEKGIEGKGDPENEAQGVGADRDTRVGAHTEAGPDCPGGGAQTEGNSPVSEDTPKEEVGHHASPEQQEHEEEEDSWDTLFNDNGDCLDPHLIEELSMKDGKKKQSIQEPRFNYYNWEVEPELELREDELSHIVEIYDFPGEFKTEDLLRTFQSYQQRGFDIKWVDETHALGLFSSPIAAKDALRSKHPLLKVRPLSQASATSKAKARGCSDYLLPAKERPQTSAALARRLVIGALGVRSPQSREEREAEKKKLQEAREQKRLAAKQRDDAWEGR from the exons atggagcaggagggggacagGACCCCGGCGCGGGGGTCTAAGAAGCCCGACATGGCGCTCTACGTCCCCAAGGGACGCCAGGGCGGCGGGGGCCCCCGGAAAGAAGGCCAGGCCAACCCCAAAGACCCGTCGCAGAAGCCGAGGACCAGGCCCCGCTACAGCGATAAGAACAGGAGGAGCAACGCCAAGAacaagaaggagaaagggggaggggccaaAGGGCCCGCCGGGGACGACGGGGGGGCGGCGGAGAGCCTCTCAAACGGCGATTCGGGGCCTGGCAAGGAGAAGGGGATAGAGGGAAAGGGGGACCCCGAAAACGAGGCCCAGGGAGTTGGGGCAGACAGAGATACTCGGGTGGGGGCGCACACAGAGGCGGGGCCGGATTGCCCTGGGGGAGGGGCTCAGACGGAAGGAAACTCGCCAGTCTCAGAAGACACGCCCAAGGAGGAGGTGGGACATCACGCGTCTCCAGAGCAACAGGAacacgaggaggaggaggacagctgGGACACTCTGTTCAACGACAACGGGGACTGCCTGGACCCTCACCTGATAGAGGAG CTCTCGATGAAGGACGGGAAGAAGAAACAGTCCATCCAGGAGCCGCGGTTCAACTACTACAATTGGGAGGTGGAgccggagctggagctgagagaggacGAGCTGTCGCACATTGTGGAGATCTACGACTTCCCCGGCGAGTTCAAAACCGAGGACCTGCTGCGGACCTTCCAGTCCTACCA GCAGAGAGGCTTTGACATCAAGTGGGTGGACGAAACGCACGCACTGGGCCTCTTCTCCAGCCCCATCGCTG CGAAGGACGCCCTGAGGTCCAAGCACCCCTTGTTGAAGGTGCGGCCGCTCTCTCAGGCCTCTGCCACCTCAAAAGCCAAGGCCCGAGGGTGCTCAG ACTACCTCCTGCCGGCTAAGGAGCGGCCCCAGACGAGCGCAGCCCTGGCCCGTCGGTTGGTAATTGGGGCGCTCGGCGTGCGGAGCCCCCAGAGccgggaggagagggaggccgagaagaaaaaactgcaggaggcgagag AACAGAAGCGCCTGGCAGCGAAGCAGCGTGACGATGCCTGGGAGGGGAGGTGA